A region from the Gammaproteobacteria bacterium genome encodes:
- a CDS encoding DUF1631 family protein gives MDKRAHTRIPIHLGARMHLGTHAPCPCTVRDFCEGGLFLALAPEDAARLFPAGRPLPRDASLTVELELTGEGASRPYRVSGTVARVIEQGVGVSFVPPDPQVLAALRRHARAARDSRSESGRRGAPGVSEGARRVALAGLRETVSSALAGLLAPFFRDIDQDLVAAASRSTSFISQGRYFDAKGVLKASAEGIRGAFARGVLAEIDVMVEEAGSCGAGGGPQATGELSLIDPTDFEDMLATSEIATRVEERLAGPLGELQRRLAALSGLPTDVSACPVGPSVFAEAFRSGVAGLGIDRQAMHVVYRAFERGLLPGLTDLYARANALLAWQGVEPAAPAPQVIVRHPVSEPRRPREADVLADLARFLERERLPHPGAGPVPAPAAGGDPRPARAAPSPEPDPEPSVALGVAPPAEGRRAAPGGERVARGVQSLLALARWSRALGEPSGARPGADALPGASQGEDEVGSQAAQPEPGEVIEALSALQAEGLELAEAAGENGVRGRVLERLAREHPGSPGLRLAPDQEAAFDLVAGLLRSVLEDVLLYGASKRRVGRLAAPLHKLALLDEGFLQDPAHPARRLVNRIGELDPESDSPDGEGPVWARVDPLLDHVARDFDRDVGVFADAARALDSIVEEQRARYRARVEQVVRVNEGQQAVLRSRRGAGESARTPTPELAEWVRRAQRLRVGDRLELGAGTARAERVELVWVGEDQGAFVFVNRRGEKVATLSLQEVAMQLRRGTARALLEPADPLVDRALDGVMERVHRGLEDQARRDPSTGVLSPLAFEYALEAASRDAALREVPYTLCYLDLDRFRILLDVQGPAAGAAYLAAVGPAIAAAVPTSATVGRLASDIFAVLLPQAGVEAAEAVAESCRVAVQALRVDWEGAKLSLTASVGVVGLGSDGLHARDLLQAAQSACQAAKDAGQDRVRVFGLGDQGVRRRQEVRAALARVSQSIQQGRASLRCQPIVPLGADAGRLPYLEVLLGLKDAAGNLIPAAELVAAAEQYEQAAALDRLVIRETLRWMSERGPELERLGGCAVNLSPRSLADEGLAAFVMDELMQSRVPPGKLVFEVTETAAVAGLSNAQQFMRSLSDLGCRFSLDDFGAGHASFAYLKGLPVDFVKIDGLFVHDLGQSPQDFAVVKSIHEVAHAMGKQTVAEHVHSPEVVERLKVIGVDYAQGYWLGEPRALELYSVFDQTGIFEQTVPLAGAAGDVPSPEEVTLRLSS, from the coding sequence TTGGACAAGCGCGCACACACCCGCATTCCGATCCATCTGGGCGCACGGATGCACCTGGGCACCCACGCACCCTGCCCCTGCACGGTGCGCGACTTCTGCGAGGGGGGGTTGTTCCTCGCCCTGGCCCCGGAGGACGCCGCGCGTCTGTTCCCGGCGGGCCGACCGCTGCCCCGGGACGCCAGCCTCACCGTCGAGCTCGAGTTGACCGGGGAGGGTGCCTCCCGGCCCTACCGGGTGAGCGGGACCGTCGCCCGGGTCATCGAGCAGGGCGTCGGGGTCTCCTTCGTCCCGCCCGACCCCCAGGTCCTCGCGGCGCTCCGCCGCCACGCCCGCGCGGCCCGCGACAGCCGCTCCGAATCGGGGCGGCGCGGCGCGCCGGGGGTGTCTGAGGGGGCCCGGAGGGTCGCGCTCGCCGGCCTGCGCGAGACGGTCTCCAGCGCCCTGGCGGGGCTCCTGGCGCCCTTCTTCCGCGACATCGACCAGGACCTGGTGGCCGCGGCCAGCAGGAGTACCAGCTTCATCAGCCAGGGCCGCTACTTCGACGCGAAGGGCGTGCTGAAGGCCTCCGCGGAGGGCATCCGGGGCGCCTTCGCCCGGGGGGTCCTGGCCGAGATCGACGTGATGGTCGAGGAGGCCGGGTCGTGCGGCGCGGGGGGCGGGCCCCAGGCGACGGGCGAGCTGTCGCTCATCGACCCGACCGATTTCGAGGACATGCTCGCCACCTCCGAGATTGCGACCCGCGTCGAGGAGCGCCTGGCGGGCCCGCTGGGTGAGCTGCAGCGCCGGCTCGCCGCGCTGAGCGGCCTGCCCACGGACGTCTCGGCCTGCCCCGTCGGCCCCTCGGTCTTCGCCGAGGCCTTCCGCTCCGGCGTCGCCGGTCTGGGGATCGACCGGCAGGCGATGCACGTGGTCTACCGCGCGTTCGAGCGCGGCCTCCTGCCGGGCCTCACGGACCTGTACGCGCGCGCGAACGCCCTGCTCGCGTGGCAGGGCGTCGAGCCCGCAGCGCCCGCGCCGCAGGTCATCGTCCGCCACCCGGTGAGCGAGCCGCGCAGACCGCGAGAGGCCGACGTGCTCGCCGACCTGGCCCGTTTCCTCGAACGGGAGCGGTTGCCGCACCCCGGGGCGGGTCCGGTGCCGGCCCCGGCGGCGGGCGGGGACCCGCGGCCCGCGCGGGCCGCGCCCTCCCCGGAGCCCGACCCGGAGCCCTCGGTGGCCCTCGGGGTGGCCCCCCCGGCCGAGGGCCGGCGGGCCGCGCCGGGCGGGGAGCGGGTCGCGCGAGGGGTGCAGTCCCTGCTGGCGTTGGCCCGCTGGTCCCGGGCCCTCGGCGAGCCCAGCGGGGCCCGCCCGGGTGCCGACGCCCTGCCCGGGGCATCGCAGGGAGAGGACGAGGTGGGGTCGCAGGCCGCGCAGCCCGAACCGGGCGAGGTCATCGAGGCCCTCTCGGCCCTGCAGGCCGAGGGCCTGGAGCTCGCCGAGGCGGCGGGCGAGAACGGGGTGCGGGGGCGGGTCCTGGAGCGGCTCGCCCGCGAGCACCCGGGGTCACCGGGCCTCAGGCTCGCCCCGGACCAGGAGGCGGCCTTCGACCTGGTGGCGGGGCTCCTGCGCTCCGTGCTGGAAGACGTGCTGCTCTACGGGGCCTCCAAGCGCCGGGTGGGGCGCCTCGCCGCGCCGCTGCACAAGCTGGCGCTGCTCGACGAGGGTTTTCTGCAGGACCCCGCGCACCCGGCGCGGCGGCTGGTCAACCGCATCGGCGAGCTCGACCCCGAGAGCGACTCCCCCGACGGGGAGGGGCCGGTGTGGGCCCGGGTCGACCCGCTCCTGGACCACGTCGCCCGGGACTTCGACCGGGACGTGGGGGTCTTCGCGGACGCGGCCCGGGCACTCGACTCGATCGTGGAGGAGCAGCGCGCCCGCTACCGCGCCCGGGTGGAGCAGGTGGTGCGGGTGAACGAGGGACAGCAGGCGGTGCTGCGCTCCCGGCGCGGTGCGGGCGAATCCGCGCGTACGCCGACCCCCGAGCTTGCCGAATGGGTCCGCCGGGCCCAGCGGCTGCGGGTCGGGGACCGGTTGGAGCTCGGCGCGGGCACGGCGCGCGCCGAGCGCGTCGAGCTGGTCTGGGTGGGCGAGGACCAGGGCGCGTTCGTGTTCGTCAACCGGCGGGGCGAGAAGGTGGCCACCCTGAGCCTGCAGGAGGTGGCCATGCAGCTGCGCCGCGGTACGGCGCGGGCGCTGCTCGAGCCCGCTGACCCGCTGGTCGACCGGGCCCTCGACGGGGTCATGGAGCGGGTCCACCGGGGTCTGGAGGACCAGGCCCGGCGCGACCCCTCCACGGGGGTGCTCAGCCCGCTCGCCTTCGAGTACGCCCTGGAGGCCGCGTCGCGCGACGCGGCGCTGCGCGAGGTGCCCTACACCCTGTGCTATCTCGACCTGGACCGCTTCCGGATCCTGCTGGACGTCCAGGGGCCCGCCGCGGGGGCGGCGTACCTGGCCGCCGTGGGGCCTGCGATCGCGGCCGCGGTGCCCACCTCGGCCACAGTGGGGCGGCTCGCGAGCGACATCTTCGCCGTGCTGCTGCCCCAGGCCGGGGTGGAGGCGGCAGAGGCCGTCGCCGAGTCCTGCCGCGTCGCCGTGCAGGCCCTGCGGGTCGACTGGGAGGGTGCGAAGCTCTCGCTCACCGCCAGCGTCGGCGTCGTGGGCCTCGGCAGCGACGGCCTGCACGCCCGCGACCTCCTCCAGGCCGCGCAGTCGGCCTGCCAGGCCGCAAAGGACGCCGGGCAGGACCGGGTGCGGGTCTTCGGGCTCGGGGACCAGGGGGTGCGCCGGCGCCAGGAGGTGCGCGCCGCACTCGCGCGGGTGAGCCAGAGCATCCAGCAGGGGCGTGCGTCCCTGCGTTGCCAGCCGATCGTGCCCCTCGGGGCCGACGCGGGGCGCCTGCCCTATCTCGAGGTGCTGCTCGGCCTGAAGGACGCCGCGGGAAACCTGATCCCCGCCGCCGAGCTAGTGGCCGCCGCGGAGCAGTACGAGCAGGCGGCCGCCCTCGACCGCCTGGTGATCCGGGAGACCCTGCGCTGGATGTCCGAGCGGGGGCCGGAGCTCGAGCGGCTCGGGGGCTGTGCCGTGAACCTCTCGCCCCGCTCCCTGGCCGACGAGGGGCTGGCGGCGTTCGTCATGGACGAGCTGATGCAGTCCCGGGTGCCGCCCGGAAAGCTCGTCTTCGAGGTGACCGAGACGGCCGCGGTGGCGGGGCTCTCCAACGCGCAGCAGTTCATGCGGTCGCTGAGCGACCTGGGCTGCCGGTTCTCGCTGGACGACTTCGGCGCGGGCCACGCCTCGTTCGCCTACCTGAAGGGCCTGCCGGTCGACTTCGTGAAGATCGACGGTCTGTTCGTGCACGACCTCGGCCAGAGCCCGCAGGACTTCGCCGTGGTCAAATCCATCCACGAGGTCGCCCACGCGATGGGCAAACAGACGGTCGCCGAGCACGTGCACTCGCCCGAGGTCGTCGAGCGGTTGAAGGTCATCGGGGTCGACTATGCCCAGGGCTACTGGCTCGGCGAGCCGCGGGCGCTGGAGCTGTACAGCGTCTTCGACCAGACGGGTATCTTCGAGCAGACGGTGCCCCTGGCCGGTGCCGCCGGGGACGTGCCGTCGCCCGAGGAAGTCACCCTGAGGCTCTCGAGCTAG
- a CDS encoding adenylate/guanylate cyclase domain-containing protein, with the protein MTTATRTVLFTDVADYTAQVSGTDREGLRRLLEQHEAMVGPLVARYHGRIAKNIGDSFLCVFGAATDALRAASEILEASGSEGYPRVRIALNTGDVEEIDDDAFGATVNLAARILGATPAGECWFGLGTRVCMNEAEVAWEEAGRFRLKGIPGEEPCYRVVPPERAWLPLPVASAARAGRLVRVRPDDRPESVAANAVILLEGFVPGSSYLAEAVASLPVLEPSSFYLAAWRLSPSDRQGWTHAGRGLVVGTPGAIDSAVREVELETRATPRLEDSSTMFLDLRRRVDLQLLVCGLGLPAVPVAEVVSGYTFDLLADGSWVTRSDHAVLRVDVRDTGVAVRALAVGVSADGRLLASGEEVVLRDGSVIRGPAGEVTFRATEGGYAGVLLADTQQWLGLLEGQTAEVGRKPSPPGLAFPNRDSPENLRWLSGPRAARAQASQFTLDRYLSGRRQAAVQLSGNTIRLVPLHPECPTYVLRRDGLHLVEEPVQVCVGDMVVAGTTVIGLRAPE; encoded by the coding sequence TTGACCACCGCGACCCGCACCGTCCTCTTCACCGACGTCGCCGACTACACGGCGCAGGTCTCCGGCACCGATCGCGAGGGCCTGCGGCGCCTGCTCGAGCAGCACGAGGCGATGGTCGGTCCCCTCGTGGCGCGCTACCACGGACGCATCGCCAAGAACATCGGAGACTCGTTCCTCTGCGTCTTCGGGGCGGCGACCGACGCCCTGCGTGCCGCCTCCGAGATCCTGGAGGCGAGCGGCAGCGAGGGCTACCCGCGCGTGCGCATCGCGCTCAACACCGGGGACGTGGAGGAGATCGACGACGACGCCTTCGGCGCCACGGTCAACCTGGCCGCCCGGATCCTGGGCGCGACCCCGGCCGGCGAGTGCTGGTTCGGCCTCGGCACCCGGGTCTGCATGAACGAGGCGGAGGTCGCCTGGGAAGAGGCCGGCCGGTTCCGCCTGAAGGGCATCCCCGGCGAGGAGCCCTGCTACCGGGTGGTCCCGCCCGAGCGCGCCTGGCTACCGCTGCCGGTGGCCTCCGCGGCCCGTGCCGGACGGCTGGTGCGGGTGCGGCCCGACGACCGGCCCGAGTCGGTCGCCGCCAACGCCGTGATCCTGCTGGAGGGCTTCGTTCCCGGCTCCTCCTACCTCGCCGAGGCCGTCGCCAGCCTGCCCGTGCTGGAACCCTCGTCGTTCTATCTGGCAGCCTGGCGGCTCTCCCCGAGCGACCGCCAGGGGTGGACCCACGCGGGGCGCGGCCTCGTCGTGGGCACGCCGGGGGCGATCGACAGTGCCGTGCGCGAGGTCGAGCTCGAGACGAGGGCCACCCCGCGCCTGGAGGACTCCTCGACGATGTTCCTGGACCTGCGTCGGCGGGTCGACCTGCAGCTCCTCGTGTGCGGTCTCGGCCTGCCCGCCGTCCCCGTCGCCGAGGTCGTCTCCGGGTACACGTTCGACCTGCTGGCGGACGGCAGCTGGGTCACCCGCTCGGACCACGCGGTGCTGCGGGTGGACGTCCGGGACACCGGGGTGGCCGTGCGTGCGCTCGCCGTGGGGGTCTCCGCCGACGGCAGGCTGCTCGCCTCCGGGGAGGAAGTGGTGCTGCGCGACGGGTCGGTCATCCGCGGCCCGGCGGGCGAGGTCACCTTTCGAGCGACGGAGGGCGGCTACGCGGGCGTGCTGCTCGCCGACACCCAGCAGTGGCTCGGGCTCCTGGAGGGGCAGACGGCCGAGGTCGGCCGCAAGCCGAGCCCACCGGGGCTCGCCTTCCCCAACCGCGACAGCCCCGAGAACCTGCGCTGGCTCTCCGGCCCGAGGGCGGCCCGCGCCCAGGCGAGCCAGTTCACCCTCGACCGCTACCTGAGTGGACGCCGCCAGGCGGCCGTCCAGCTCTCCGGGAACACCATCCGGCTGGTCCCGCTCCACCCCGAGTGCCCGACCTACGTCCTGCGGCGCGACGGCCTGCACCTCGTCGAGGAGCCGGTCCAGGTCTGCGTGGGCGACATGGTCGTCGCGGGCACCACCGTCATCGGGCTGCGGGCACCGGAATAG
- a CDS encoding MFS transporter, whose amino-acid sequence MSPTSSHPDAVPGVPYWRLSSFYLVYFASLGALVPYWGLYLASLGYGPGAIGELTAILTGTKVVAPNVWGWVAERRGEPMAVVRLASALAALSFAGVFLGSGYAWLALVLTVFSFFWNAVLPQLEAITFSHLREGVHRYTHIRVWGSVGFVLSVAGLGGVLDRHGAGILPAVVLVLMGGIWVSTLLVPERTLGHLPLTHEPIGRVLRRRPVIALLTACFLAQMSHGPYYAFFSIHLEAHGYSRAGIGELWAIGVTAEVLLFVVMHRLLARFRLRPMFLAALALTAVRWLLIGLWPERVGVLVAAQVLHAASFGVFHAVAVQFVHRFFAGRHHGRGQALYSSTSFGAGGALGALLAGYAWDPFGPEVVFLGAAVMAAASFGIVARWLEEPAPIPVPAAR is encoded by the coding sequence GTGTCCCCGACCAGCTCGCACCCCGATGCCGTCCCCGGCGTCCCCTACTGGCGCCTCTCCAGCTTCTACCTCGTCTACTTCGCGAGCCTGGGCGCCCTCGTCCCCTACTGGGGGCTGTACCTGGCCTCGCTCGGCTACGGCCCCGGGGCGATCGGCGAGCTGACGGCCATCCTCACCGGGACCAAGGTGGTCGCGCCGAACGTCTGGGGCTGGGTCGCCGAGCGCCGCGGGGAGCCCATGGCGGTCGTGCGGCTGGCCTCGGCGCTGGCCGCGCTCAGTTTCGCTGGGGTCTTCCTCGGATCCGGCTACGCCTGGCTCGCCCTCGTGCTGACGGTGTTCAGCTTCTTCTGGAACGCCGTGCTGCCGCAGCTCGAGGCCATCACCTTCAGCCACCTGCGCGAAGGCGTGCACCGCTACACCCACATCCGCGTCTGGGGGTCGGTCGGCTTCGTCCTGTCCGTGGCCGGACTGGGCGGGGTGCTGGACCGCCACGGCGCAGGCATCCTGCCCGCCGTCGTGCTCGTCCTGATGGGCGGGATCTGGGTCAGCACCCTGCTGGTCCCCGAGCGCACGCTGGGCCACCTCCCGCTCACCCACGAGCCCATCGGCCGGGTGCTGCGCCGGCGTCCCGTCATCGCCCTGCTGACGGCCTGTTTCCTGGCCCAGATGAGCCACGGCCCCTACTACGCGTTCTTCTCGATCCATCTCGAGGCGCACGGCTACAGCCGTGCCGGCATCGGCGAGCTCTGGGCGATCGGCGTCACCGCGGAGGTGCTGCTCTTCGTCGTCATGCACCGGCTGCTCGCGCGCTTCCGCCTGCGCCCGATGTTCCTGGCCGCGCTCGCGCTCACCGCGGTGCGCTGGCTGCTCATCGGGCTCTGGCCGGAGCGGGTGGGGGTCCTGGTGGCCGCCCAGGTCCTGCACGCCGCCTCGTTCGGCGTGTTCCACGCGGTGGCGGTGCAGTTCGTGCACCGTTTCTTCGCGGGCCGCCACCACGGGCGCGGCCAGGCGCTCTACAGCAGCACGAGCTTCGGTGCTGGCGGTGCGCTCGGGGCCCTGCTCGCGGGCTACGCCTGGGACCCCTTCGGGCCGGAGGTGGTGTTCCTCGGGGCCGCAGTCATGGCCGCGGCGAGCTTCGGGATCGTGGCGCGCTGGCTCGAGGAGCCTGCGCCTATTCCGGTGCCCGCAGCCCGATGA
- a CDS encoding deoxyribodipyrimidine photo-lyase, protein MSTAILWLHGDLRLADNPALAKALAAHDRVLPVFFAPPGEAVPWAPGAASRWWLHHSLTALDKALRGLGSRLLVRRGPVAQGLPELARETGAQAVYWNRRYEPGQLATERAVEGALAGAGVAWESTQGSLLVEPAALRTAAGDPYRVFTPFWRAAQKVLRPEPPLPAPQALPPVSGTVVSDGVPALELLPREPWDAGLAAAWRPGEAGALARLEAFLEGPVTRYKDRRDYPPEPATSRLSPHLHFGEVSPRQVAWALRTGGEPPPAPAGLGRETPGPWSGSETGAEAFLRQLGWREFAHHVLYHFPHTTDAPLDRRFETFPWRRGYDRLLAAWQRGQTGVPLIDAGMRELWTTGWMHNRVRMVVASFLAKNLRIPWLEGARWFWDTLVDADLANNTLGWQWASGSGADAAPYFRVFNPVLQGERFDPSGAYVRRWLPELARLPDRWLHQPWEAPPAVRTGAGVRLGEDYPLPAVDLRESREEALAAYRAVTDAR, encoded by the coding sequence ATGTCCACCGCAATCCTCTGGCTGCACGGCGACCTGCGCCTGGCGGACAACCCCGCCCTCGCGAAGGCGCTGGCCGCGCACGACCGCGTGCTCCCCGTCTTCTTCGCCCCCCCGGGGGAAGCCGTCCCCTGGGCCCCGGGGGCGGCGAGCCGCTGGTGGCTGCACCACAGCCTGACCGCGCTCGACAAGGCGCTCCGGGGGCTCGGGTCGCGCCTCCTCGTGCGCCGGGGACCGGTCGCCCAAGGCCTGCCGGAGCTCGCCCGGGAGACCGGCGCCCAGGCCGTCTACTGGAACCGGCGCTACGAGCCCGGGCAGCTCGCCACGGAGCGCGCCGTCGAGGGCGCGCTCGCCGGCGCGGGTGTTGCCTGGGAGAGCACCCAGGGGTCCCTGCTGGTGGAGCCTGCCGCGCTGCGCACGGCGGCCGGCGACCCGTACCGGGTGTTCACCCCCTTCTGGCGCGCCGCCCAGAAGGTCCTGCGCCCGGAGCCGCCCCTGCCGGCGCCGCAGGCCCTGCCGCCCGTCTCCGGGACCGTCGTCTCGGACGGGGTCCCGGCCCTCGAGCTGCTGCCGCGCGAGCCCTGGGACGCGGGGCTCGCCGCCGCCTGGCGGCCCGGCGAGGCCGGCGCCCTCGCCCGCCTGGAGGCCTTCCTCGAAGGCCCCGTCACCCGCTACAAGGACAGGCGTGACTACCCGCCCGAGCCGGCCACCTCCCGCCTCTCGCCGCACCTGCACTTCGGGGAGGTGAGCCCCCGCCAGGTCGCCTGGGCCCTGCGCACAGGGGGCGAGCCGCCCCCGGCCCCGGCCGGGCTCGGCAGGGAGACACCCGGCCCCTGGTCCGGCAGCGAGACCGGCGCCGAGGCGTTCCTGCGCCAGCTCGGCTGGCGGGAGTTCGCGCACCACGTCCTCTACCACTTTCCCCACACCACCGACGCCCCCCTCGACCGCCGCTTCGAGACCTTTCCGTGGCGGCGCGGCTACGACCGCCTCCTCGCAGCCTGGCAGCGGGGGCAGACCGGGGTCCCACTCATCGACGCGGGGATGCGGGAGCTCTGGACCACCGGCTGGATGCACAACCGCGTGCGCATGGTGGTCGCCTCGTTCCTCGCGAAGAACCTGCGCATCCCCTGGCTCGAGGGGGCCCGCTGGTTCTGGGACACGCTGGTCGACGCGGATCTCGCCAACAACACCCTCGGCTGGCAGTGGGCCTCGGGGAGCGGGGCCGACGCCGCACCCTACTTCCGCGTCTTCAACCCCGTGCTCCAGGGCGAGCGCTTCGACCCCTCGGGGGCCTACGTCCGGCGCTGGCTGCCCGAGCTCGCGCGGCTGCCGGACCGCTGGCTGCACCAACCCTGGGAGGCCCCGCCCGCAGTGCGGACCGGGGCGGGCGTGCGTCTGGGCGAGGACTACCCCCTCCCCGCCGTGGACCTCCGGGAGAGCCGCGAGGAGGCCCTCGCGGCCTACCGGGCGGTGACCGACGCCCGGTAG
- a CDS encoding trypsin-like peptidase domain-containing protein, translating into MSGASGRPGGAAGRTPRALVPVLFLLVLALPAWAGLPETVARVKPSILGIGTVQLTRRPAGQFNGTGFVVGNGRYAVTNAHVIPPSIDRERKEFLAVLTGAGEREGVREATVIATDPEHDLALLSFKGTALPTLRLGDSDRVREGERYAFTGFPLGIVLGMRPVTHQGIVSAVTPIATPQLSARTLDPKMVQRLTAPYEVFQLDATAYPGNSGSPLYHPDTGVVIGVINKVFVKESKENLLKEPSGITYAIPAKFAAALLQKAGLGGE; encoded by the coding sequence GTGAGCGGCGCTAGCGGGCGACCGGGCGGGGCCGCCGGCCGCACGCCGCGGGCCCTCGTACCGGTCCTCTTCCTCCTCGTCCTGGCCCTGCCGGCGTGGGCGGGGCTTCCGGAGACCGTCGCCCGGGTCAAGCCGAGCATCCTCGGGATCGGGACGGTCCAGCTGACCCGCCGGCCCGCAGGTCAGTTCAACGGCACCGGCTTCGTGGTGGGGAACGGGCGCTACGCCGTGACCAACGCCCACGTCATCCCGCCTTCCATCGACCGGGAGCGCAAGGAGTTTCTCGCGGTGCTGACCGGCGCCGGCGAGCGCGAGGGGGTGCGGGAGGCGACCGTCATCGCGACCGACCCCGAGCACGACCTGGCGCTGCTCTCCTTCAAGGGCACGGCGCTGCCCACCCTGCGGCTCGGCGACTCCGATCGCGTGCGCGAGGGCGAGCGCTACGCCTTCACCGGCTTCCCCCTCGGCATCGTGCTGGGGATGCGCCCGGTGACGCACCAGGGCATCGTCTCGGCGGTCACGCCGATCGCCACCCCGCAGCTCAGCGCCCGGACGCTGGACCCCAAGATGGTCCAGCGCCTCACCGCGCCCTACGAGGTCTTTCAGCTCGACGCCACCGCCTACCCCGGCAACAGTGGCAGCCCCCTCTACCACCCCGACACCGGCGTCGTCATCGGCGTCATCAACAAGGTGTTCGTGAAGGAGAGCAAGGAGAACCTGCTGAAGGAGCCGAGTGGCATCACCTACGCCATCCCGGCGAAGTTCGCCGCCGCGCTGCTGCAAAAGGCCGGGCTGGGCGGCGAGTAG
- a CDS encoding ribbon-helix-helix protein, CopG family, producing the protein MPYITARIPDELIAELDRTANELGRARSDLVREAVERYLESLKEIQLALERPERLDDRVVDIDVIKRHLAG; encoded by the coding sequence ATGCCGTACATCACTGCACGTATTCCGGACGAGCTGATCGCGGAACTCGACCGCACGGCGAACGAGCTGGGGCGGGCCCGCTCCGACCTCGTCCGCGAGGCTGTCGAGCGTTACCTGGAGTCGTTGAAGGAGATCCAGCTCGCCCTCGAGCGCCCCGAGCGCCTGGACGACCGGGTGGTGGACATCGACGTCATCAAGCGCCACCTGGCGGGGTGA